In Methanothermus fervidus DSM 2088, a single genomic region encodes these proteins:
- a CDS encoding anaerobic ribonucleoside-triphosphate reductase activating protein (COGs: COG1180 Pyruvate-formate lyase-activating enzyme~InterPro IPR001989: IPR007197: IPR012840~KEGG: msi:Msm_0652 pyruvate formate-lyase activating enzyme, PflA~PFAM: Radical SAM domain protein~SPTR: A5UKX9 Pyruvate formate-lyase activating enzyme, PflA~TIGRFAM: anaerobic ribonucleoside-triphosphate reductase activating protein~PFAM: Radical SAM superfamily~TIGRFAM: anaerobic ribonucleoside-triphosphate reductase activating protein) — MKFGGSLISSIDFPEKISLVIFFAGCPLRCPYCHNPELLKNGKDIDVESIKRKISSSKDFIDAVVLSGGEPLFQEKEVEEILKHAYSLGLKTKLDTNGIYPKKLNSIIKYLDYVSLDVKAPFTKYKEIIGKNVGSEVKESMKILNKSKVYLECRTTYVPKLMTKNDIVKIAKEIDCDLYTLQQFRNETVLDPYLKNIEPPKVEELKKIAKTVKNIVKKVKIKTIEGEYTI; from the coding sequence ATGAAATTTGGAGGATCTTTAATTTCATCAATAGATTTTCCAGAGAAGATATCACTTGTAATCTTTTTTGCTGGATGTCCTTTGCGTTGTCCATATTGTCATAACCCAGAATTGTTAAAAAATGGAAAAGATATTGATGTTGAATCAATAAAGAGAAAAATTTCTTCTTCAAAAGATTTTATAGATGCTGTAGTTTTAAGTGGAGGTGAGCCTCTTTTTCAAGAAAAAGAAGTAGAAGAAATACTAAAACATGCATATTCTCTGGGTTTAAAAACAAAACTTGACACAAATGGTATATATCCCAAGAAATTAAATAGTATCATCAAGTATTTAGATTATGTAAGTTTGGATGTTAAAGCCCCTTTCACTAAATATAAAGAAATTATTGGCAAAAATGTAGGATCTGAAGTTAAAGAGAGCATGAAGATATTAAATAAATCAAAAGTGTATTTAGAATGTAGGACTACATATGTTCCTAAACTTATGACAAAAAATGACATAGTGAAGATCGCAAAAGAAATAGATTGTGACTTATATACCTTACAGCAGTTTAGAAATGAAACAGTTTTAGATCCATATCTAAAAAATATTGAACCTCCAAAGGTTGAGGAGTTAAAAAAAATAGCAAAAACTGTTAAAAACATTGTAAAAAAAGTAAAGATTAAAACAATTGAAGGAGAATACACAATTTAG
- a CDS encoding Nucleotidyl transferase (COGs: COG1208 Nucleoside-diphosphate-sugar pyrophosphorylase involved in lipopolysaccharide biosynthesis/translation initiation factor 2B gamma/epsilon subunits (eIF-2Bgamma/eIF-2Bepsilon)~InterPro IPR011004: IPR005835: IPR001451~KEGG: mth:MTH1589 glucose-1-phosphate thymidylyltransferase-like protein~PFAM: Nucleotidyl transferase; transferase hexapeptide repeat containing protein~SPTR: O27626 Glucose-1-phosphate thymidylyltransferase homolog~PFAM: Nucleotidyl transferase; Bacterial transferase hexapeptide (three repeats)~TIGRFAM: glucose-1-phosphate thymidylylransferase, long form), with translation MQAMILTAGEGTRMRPLTLTRPKTMLPISGKPILQYNIESIRDAGIDEIFLVVGYKKNVIKKYFADGKEFGVKLSYLIQEKQLGTAHAIGKGKNVIDEEFIVVNGDVITDPNLIKEVINYYERNTPDTLLLLTKVKDPSSFGIVELEDDKVKNIIEKPKPEEAPSDLANAGIYIFNPIIFNYIEKTQKSPRGEYEITDSIMMEIKDGIDVRGFVSKKRWIDIGRPWELLNANEEMMKNIKTKIEGEVEENVHIKGPVVIGRGTIVRSGTYIQGPVYIGKNCDIGPNCYIRAYTCIYDGVSIGNAVEIKNSIIMENTNINHLSYVGDSIIGANCNFGAGTNIANLKFNDKPVKMNVKGERVSTSRRKLGAVFGDNVKTGINSGFNPGVKIGMDSVIWPNALIDEDVDSNKAVIVQQEKQIVDNFLKSDSSWSKKEK, from the coding sequence ATGCAAGCAATGATATTAACGGCTGGAGAAGGAACTAGAATGCGACCACTAACATTGACACGTCCTAAAACAATGTTGCCAATTTCTGGGAAACCAATACTTCAATATAATATTGAATCTATAAGAGACGCAGGGATCGACGAAATATTTTTAGTTGTAGGTTATAAAAAAAATGTAATAAAGAAGTATTTTGCGGATGGTAAAGAATTTGGTGTAAAATTATCATATTTGATTCAAGAAAAACAATTAGGTACTGCTCATGCTATTGGAAAAGGAAAAAATGTAATTGATGAGGAATTTATAGTTGTAAATGGTGATGTAATAACAGACCCAAATTTAATTAAAGAAGTTATCAATTATTATGAAAGAAATACGCCTGATACTCTTCTTCTTTTAACAAAAGTCAAAGATCCTAGTTCTTTTGGCATTGTAGAATTAGAAGATGACAAAGTTAAGAATATAATTGAAAAGCCAAAACCTGAAGAGGCACCAAGTGATCTTGCAAATGCAGGAATATATATTTTTAATCCTATAATTTTCAATTATATTGAAAAAACTCAGAAATCTCCACGTGGTGAATATGAGATAACTGACAGTATTATGATGGAAATCAAAGATGGGATAGATGTTAGGGGTTTTGTATCTAAAAAAAGATGGATAGATATAGGTAGACCATGGGAACTCCTCAATGCTAATGAGGAAATGATGAAAAATATTAAAACAAAAATTGAAGGTGAAGTCGAAGAGAATGTACATATTAAAGGTCCAGTAGTGATAGGCCGAGGTACAATTGTTAGATCTGGCACTTATATACAAGGACCTGTTTATATAGGAAAAAATTGTGATATTGGGCCAAATTGTTATATAAGAGCATATACTTGTATATATGATGGTGTAAGTATTGGGAATGCTGTAGAAATAAAGAATTCAATAATAATGGAAAATACAAATATTAATCATCTCTCTTATGTTGGAGATTCTATAATCGGTGCTAATTGTAATTTTGGAGCTGGAACTAATATTGCCAATCTTAAATTCAATGACAAACCTGTTAAAATGAATGTAAAAGGTGAAAGAGTATCTACTTCCCGTAGAAAATTAGGAGCTGTTTTTGGTGATAATGTAAAAACAGGCATAAATTCTGGATTTAATCCCGGGGTTAAGATAGGCATGGATTCAGTTATATGGCCTAATGCATTAATAGATGAAGACGTTGATTCTAATAAGGCAGTTATAGTACAACAAGAAAAGCAAATAGTTGACAATTTCTTAAAAAGTGATTCTTCATGGTCAAAAAAAGAAAAATAA
- a CDS encoding histidinol phosphate aminotransferase apoenzyme (COGs: COG0079 Histidinol-phosphate/aromatic aminotransferase and cobyric acid decarboxylase~InterPro IPR015424: IPR004839: IPR015421: IPR015422: IPR 005861~KEGG: mth:MTH1587 histidinol-phosphate aminotransferase~PFAM: aminotransferase class I and II~SPTR: O27624 Histidinol-phosphate aminotransferase~TIGRFAM: histidinol-phosphate aminotransferase~PFAM: Aminotransferase class I and II~TIGRFAM: histidinol-phosphate aminotransferase), which yields MVKKRKIIEKINPYVPGKSIEEIAKKYGLKKNDIIKLGSNENPLGPSPKVIDAIKQNLHEIHRYPESNINDLKKAIASYSGVSENEIIVGGDGADEIIDLLGKTFIEPGDEFIVPLPSYTYYEYALKPYGAKLVPASWDIKKNKLNVDSVLEKITNKTKLIFLCSPNNPTGGLIDKKEIKKILESTSALVIVDEAYFEFAGISNVDLLEKYPNILILRTFSKVLGLAGMRVGYGISNPEIISDMHKVKPIFSLTRLSYIAALTVLKDKKYIRNSINYIIKSREYLYKELSKFKEFKPLKSHANFILVDIRDSGMTSTEICEKLLKRGIIVRDCSSFRGLDEYWIRITVGKIEENKKLIDTLKEILH from the coding sequence ATGGTCAAAAAAAGAAAAATAATAGAGAAAATAAATCCATACGTTCCTGGAAAATCTATAGAAGAAATAGCTAAAAAATATGGGTTGAAAAAAAACGATATTATAAAATTAGGGTCAAATGAAAATCCATTAGGACCTTCTCCAAAAGTTATTGATGCTATAAAACAAAATCTTCATGAGATTCATAGATATCCAGAATCAAATATAAATGATCTCAAAAAGGCCATTGCTTCATATTCAGGTGTATCAGAAAATGAGATTATAGTGGGTGGAGATGGAGCAGATGAGATAATTGATTTGCTTGGTAAAACTTTTATAGAGCCAGGAGATGAATTTATTGTGCCACTACCTTCTTACACATATTATGAATATGCTTTAAAACCTTATGGTGCAAAACTTGTACCTGCATCTTGGGATATTAAAAAAAATAAATTGAATGTAGATTCTGTCCTTGAAAAAATCACAAATAAAACAAAATTGATATTCTTGTGTTCTCCCAATAATCCAACTGGTGGCTTAATAGATAAAAAAGAAATAAAAAAAATTCTTGAGTCAACTTCAGCATTGGTCATTGTAGATGAAGCATATTTTGAGTTTGCAGGTATTAGCAATGTAGATTTGTTAGAAAAATATCCAAATATTTTAATTTTACGTACATTTTCTAAAGTTCTTGGCTTAGCAGGAATGCGCGTAGGTTATGGAATATCAAACCCTGAAATAATTAGTGACATGCATAAAGTTAAGCCAATATTTAGTCTTACAAGACTTTCCTACATAGCAGCTCTCACAGTTTTGAAAGATAAAAAATATATTCGAAACTCTATAAACTACATAATAAAGAGTAGAGAATACTTATATAAGGAGTTGTCTAAATTTAAAGAATTTAAGCCTTTAAAGTCTCATGCTAATTTTATATTAGTTGATATTAGAGATAGCGGAATGACTTCAACAGAAATTTGTGAAAAATTATTAAAAAGAGGTATAATTGTACGTGATTGTAGTTCATTTAGAGGTTTAGATGAATATTGGATTAGAATAACTGTTGGTAAGATCGAAGAAAATAAAAAACTTATAGATACTCTTAAAGAAATATTACATTAG
- a CDS encoding protein of unknown function DUF127 (COGs: COG1303 conserved hypothetical protein~InterPro IPR002845~KEGG: mth:MTH1113 hypothetical protein~PFAM: protein of unknown function DUF127~SPTR: O27185 tRNA ribose 2'-O-methyltransferase aTrm56~PFAM: tRNA ribose 2'-O-methyltransferase, aTrm56) produces the protein MIAVLRLGHRKKRDARVTTHVCLAARAFGASKIILSGEKDEKLIKNVEDVVERWGGPFSIEYCKNWRKVIKNWKSKGGEVIHLTMYGLPVQKVIDKLKNDKDKLIVVGSSKVPGEVFELADWNVAVTNQPHSEVSSLAVFLHMFFEGSELEKKFKNAKIKIIPSKKGKKIIELK, from the coding sequence ATGATAGCAGTATTAAGATTAGGTCATAGGAAAAAGAGAGATGCTAGAGTAACTACCCATGTATGCCTCGCTGCAAGGGCATTTGGTGCATCAAAAATAATATTAAGTGGCGAAAAGGATGAAAAACTTATAAAAAATGTTGAAGACGTTGTTGAAAGATGGGGAGGACCATTTAGTATTGAATATTGTAAAAATTGGAGAAAAGTAATTAAAAATTGGAAATCAAAAGGTGGTGAAGTAATTCATTTAACAATGTATGGGTTGCCAGTTCAAAAAGTCATTGACAAATTGAAAAACGATAAAGATAAACTAATTGTAGTTGGTAGTTCAAAAGTACCTGGAGAAGTCTTTGAGCTTGCTGATTGGAATGTAGCAGTTACAAATCAACCTCACTCAGAGGTATCATCGCTTGCAGTTTTTTTACACATGTTTTTTGAAGGTTCTGAATTAGAAAAGAAATTTAAAAATGCAAAAATAAAAATAATACCATCTAAAAAAGGTAAAAAGATTATAGAATTAAAATAA
- a CDS encoding Fe-S type hydro-lyase tartrate/fumarate beta region (COGs: COG1838 Tartrate dehydratase beta subunit/Fumarate hydratase class I C-terminal domain~InterPro IPR004647~KEGG: msi:Msm_0929 fumarate hydratase, FumA~PFAM: Fe-S type hydro-lyase tartrate/fumarate beta region~SPTR: B9AER6 Putative uncharacterized protein~PFAM: Fumarase C-terminus~TIGRFAM: hydro-lyases, Fe-S type, tartrate/fumarate subfamily, beta region), giving the protein MIINTPVKKKDIKKLKVGDKVSIYGYIYTGRDAALPKLVKYLKNKKELFNIEGSVIMHTAVTPAGIGPTSSNKKEIEENIPYLVKKGARIHIGKGYLKKETVDAINRYCGAFVITPPISAYLTDKIISKEVVAFPEEGMEAIFKLKVEGIPGIVAVANGKSLF; this is encoded by the coding sequence TTGATAATAAACACACCTGTAAAGAAAAAAGACATCAAAAAATTAAAAGTTGGTGACAAAGTATCAATTTATGGATATATTTACACAGGAAGGGATGCAGCGCTTCCTAAGCTTGTCAAATATCTTAAAAATAAAAAGGAATTGTTTAATATTGAGGGATCTGTAATAATGCATACAGCTGTAACGCCTGCCGGTATAGGTCCAACAAGCAGTAACAAAAAAGAGATTGAAGAAAATATTCCGTATTTAGTAAAAAAAGGTGCTAGAATACACATAGGTAAAGGATACCTCAAAAAAGAAACTGTAGATGCAATAAATAGATATTGTGGTGCATTTGTTATTACACCTCCAATTTCTGCATATTTAACTGATAAAATAATATCAAAAGAAGTTGTTGCTTTTCCTGAAGAAGGGATGGAAGCCATATTTAAACTTAAAGTGGAGGGAATACCTGGAATTGTTGCAGTTGCTAATGGAAAGTCTTTATTTTAA
- a CDS encoding phosphoenolpyruvate synthase (COGs: COG0574 Phosphoenolpyruvate synthase/pyruvate phosphate dikinase~InterPro IPR015813: IPR008279: IPR018274: IPR000121: IPR 002192: IPR013815: IPR006318: IPR006319~KEGG: mvu:Metvu_0945 phosphoenolpyruvate synthase~PFAM: pyruvate phosphate dikinase PEP/pyruvate-binding; PEP-utilising protein mobile region; PEP-utilizing protein~SPTR: C9RGV1 Phosphoenolpyruvate synthase~TIGRFAM: phosphoenolpyruvate synthase~PFAM: PEP-utilising enzyme, TIM barrel domain; PEP-utilising enzyme, mobile domain; Pyruvate phosphate dikinase, PEP/pyruvate binding domain~TIGRFAM: phosphoenolpyruvate-protein phosphotransferase; phosphoenolpyruvate synthase), with protein sequence MTYVAFFDEITKDDLELAGGKGANLGEMSKAGIPVPPGFIVTAESYRKFIEETGLDSKIRTLLEDVDVNNTAELQKVSKEIKDSIMSVEMPEHIKTLIIESYNALCQQVGEDEVYVAVRSSATAEDLPEASFAGQQETYLNVKGAKNVVHNVQKCWASLFEARAIFYREQNNIDHFKVSIAVVVQKMVDAEKSGVMFTAHPSTGEDVMVIEASWGLGEGVVSGAVIPDTIVVDKKTGEILDYKVSKKKVMFVRENGGTVKKKVPKELQNERVLDDKEIEELMKIGNKIQEHYGFPQDIEWAIENGNVYILQSRPITTLKKEKPKVKEEGKKVREILVKGLGASPGLASGKVRIVKSMEHLNKVKHGDILVTEMTTPDMVPVMKKASAIVTDEGGVTCHAAIVSRELGIPCVVGTGNATKTLKDGEEVVVDGKKGIVYKGKLKKEEAKEKEVEKVVTKTPPITATEVKVNISIPEAAKKAAATGADGVGLLRTEHMILSMGVHPKKFIMEGKEEELIEELAKNILKVVDAFYPKPVWYRTLDAPTDEFRELEGGEDEPFEHNPMLGWRGIRRDLDEPEILKAEFKAIKKLCEQGYDNIGVMLPLVQHPDEVIAAKKIAREVGLEPHKDVEFGIMVETPSAALIIDDFIKAGIDFVSLGTNDLTQYVLAIDRNNELVSHLYSEEHPAVMKLVKNVIKKCKKASVKTSICGQAGSTPHIVEKLVEYGIDSVSANIDSVEEIRDVVARQEKKLVLKAARKMLENDGKRSQ encoded by the coding sequence ATGACATACGTAGCATTTTTTGATGAAATTACAAAAGATGATTTAGAGTTAGCTGGAGGTAAAGGTGCAAATTTAGGTGAAATGTCAAAAGCCGGTATTCCCGTCCCACCAGGATTTATTGTTACTGCTGAAAGTTATCGTAAATTTATAGAAGAAACAGGTTTAGATAGTAAAATAAGAACTTTGTTGGAAGATGTTGATGTAAATAATACTGCAGAACTTCAAAAAGTATCTAAAGAGATAAAAGATAGTATAATGAGTGTTGAAATGCCTGAACATATTAAGACATTAATAATTGAATCTTATAATGCATTATGTCAACAAGTAGGTGAAGATGAGGTATATGTTGCCGTGAGATCTTCTGCTACTGCAGAAGATTTACCTGAAGCGTCTTTTGCTGGGCAACAGGAAACATATTTAAATGTAAAAGGTGCTAAGAACGTTGTACATAATGTTCAAAAATGTTGGGCATCTTTATTTGAAGCTAGAGCTATATTTTATCGAGAACAAAATAATATAGATCATTTTAAAGTTTCTATTGCGGTTGTAGTACAAAAAATGGTAGATGCTGAAAAATCTGGTGTAATGTTTACTGCGCATCCTTCAACTGGTGAAGATGTAATGGTAATAGAAGCATCTTGGGGACTTGGAGAAGGGGTTGTTTCAGGTGCTGTAATTCCTGACACTATTGTAGTTGATAAAAAAACTGGTGAGATATTAGACTACAAAGTATCTAAGAAAAAAGTAATGTTTGTTAGAGAAAATGGAGGAACTGTGAAAAAGAAAGTACCTAAAGAATTACAAAATGAAAGAGTGCTGGATGATAAAGAGATAGAAGAATTAATGAAGATTGGAAATAAAATACAAGAGCATTATGGATTTCCACAAGATATAGAATGGGCAATCGAAAATGGCAATGTTTACATTTTACAAAGCCGTCCTATAACCACATTGAAAAAAGAAAAACCAAAAGTTAAGGAAGAAGGTAAAAAAGTTAGAGAGATATTAGTTAAAGGTTTGGGTGCAAGTCCTGGACTAGCCTCTGGTAAAGTAAGAATTGTGAAGAGTATGGAACATTTGAATAAAGTGAAACATGGTGACATATTGGTCACTGAAATGACAACTCCTGACATGGTTCCTGTTATGAAAAAAGCAAGTGCAATTGTCACAGATGAAGGTGGAGTAACATGCCATGCAGCTATAGTTTCAAGGGAATTAGGGATTCCATGTGTTGTAGGTACTGGAAACGCTACTAAAACACTGAAAGATGGAGAAGAAGTAGTGGTTGATGGAAAAAAAGGTATTGTATACAAAGGAAAACTTAAAAAGGAAGAAGCTAAAGAAAAAGAAGTTGAAAAAGTTGTTACAAAAACACCGCCTATTACTGCCACTGAAGTAAAAGTAAATATAAGTATACCAGAAGCAGCTAAAAAAGCTGCTGCAACTGGTGCAGATGGTGTAGGACTCCTAAGAACAGAACATATGATACTATCGATGGGTGTCCATCCTAAAAAGTTTATAATGGAAGGGAAAGAAGAGGAACTCATTGAAGAATTAGCCAAAAACATATTGAAGGTTGTGGATGCATTTTATCCAAAACCAGTATGGTACAGGACATTAGATGCACCAACAGATGAATTCAGAGAGTTGGAAGGTGGAGAAGACGAACCTTTTGAACACAACCCAATGCTTGGATGGAGAGGCATCAGAAGGGATTTAGATGAGCCAGAAATTTTAAAAGCTGAATTTAAAGCTATTAAAAAGCTATGTGAGCAAGGATATGACAACATCGGCGTCATGTTACCTCTTGTCCAACATCCTGATGAAGTAATTGCTGCTAAAAAAATTGCTAGAGAAGTTGGACTTGAACCACACAAAGATGTAGAATTTGGAATAATGGTGGAAACACCATCTGCAGCATTGATTATAGATGATTTCATTAAAGCAGGCATTGATTTTGTAAGTTTAGGGACAAACGACTTGACACAATACGTACTAGCAATTGATCGTAATAATGAACTTGTGTCACATCTATACAGTGAGGAACATCCGGCTGTAATGAAACTAGTAAAAAATGTAATTAAAAAATGTAAGAAGGCCAGTGTTAAAACAAGTATTTGTGGTCAGGCAGGAAGTACACCTCACATAGTAGAGAAATTGGTGGAATATGGGATAGACAGTGTATCTGCAAATATAGATTCAGTTGAAGAAATTAGAGATGTTGTTGCTAGACAAGAAAAGAAATTAGTATTAAAAGCTGCTAGAAAAATGCTTGAAAATGATGGAAAAAGGTCTCAGTGA
- a CDS encoding LSU ribosomal protein L10AE (COGs: COG0197 Ribosomal protein L16/L10E~InterPro IPR016180: IPR001197~KEGG: mth:MTH1119 50S ribosomal protein L10e~PFAM: Ribosomal protein L10e/L16~SPTR: O27191 50S ribosomal protein L10e~TIGRFAM: ribosomal protein L10.e~PFAM: Ribosomal protein L16p/L10e~TIGRFAM: ribosomal protein L10.e) produces MVRPYTRKEYIKRIPAPKIRQFDMGDPNGDFELSLSLVVKRPAQISHNALEAARVAANRYIQRKAGRTGYHLKIRVYPHHIVRENPMAVGAGADRVQDGMRKAFGKPVSLEAIVKKNQKVATIRTNKRNFKDAKEALRRAAMKLPAPCKIVVDKGAELVKGEI; encoded by the coding sequence ATGGTTAGACCTTACACCCGTAAAGAATATATCAAGCGTATACCTGCTCCAAAAATAAGACAATTTGACATGGGAGATCCAAATGGAGATTTCGAATTATCTTTAAGCCTTGTAGTTAAAAGACCTGCACAAATATCTCATAATGCTTTAGAAGCTGCTAGAGTCGCTGCAAATAGATATATACAAAGAAAAGCCGGAAGAACAGGATACCATTTGAAAATAAGAGTATATCCACACCATATTGTACGTGAAAATCCAATGGCTGTTGGTGCGGGGGCTGACAGAGTCCAAGATGGAATGAGAAAGGCTTTTGGAAAACCTGTAAGTTTGGAAGCAATAGTAAAGAAAAATCAAAAAGTTGCAACTATTCGAACTAATAAAAGGAATTTTAAAGATGCTAAAGAAGCTCTCAGAAGAGCTGCAATGAAATTGCCTGCCCCATGCAAGATAGTAGTTGATAAAGGCGCTGAACTTGTGAAAGGGGAGATATAA
- a CDS encoding Pyridoxal-dependent decarboxylase (COGs: COG0076 Glutamate decarboxylase and related PLP-dependent protein~InterPro IPR015424: IPR002129: IPR015421~KEGG: msi:Msm_0987 L-tyrosine decarboxylase~PFAM: Pyridoxal-dependent decarboxylase~SPTR: B9AEX4 Putative uncharacterized protein~PFAM: Pyridoxal-dependent decarboxylase conserved domain~TIGRFAM: tyrosine decarboxylase MnfA), translated as MMEKGLSEKQVLKELKNYKKLDCSYSSGKILGSMCTEPHPFAKKVYYEFLTTNLGDPGLFRGTSILEKETIQMLSSLLNAEKAYGNIVTGGTEANLMAMRAARNISNIEKPEIIVPASAHFSFNKASEILNLKLKIAKLDEEYKVNVESVKDKITSNTVAIVGIAGTTELGKVDPIPELSKLCEDENIYLHVDAAFGGFVIPFLKDIGYKLPDFDFKLGGVSSITIDPHKMGLVPVPAGGILFRKKEYIDVQSVYTPYLTEERQSTIVGTRTGASVAATWAMLKYMGREGYRKVVRECMETTKFLAKKISKIGLDLITKPELNIVAFDPGDTYEVAKKLENLGWLVSVSKNLDAIRIVVMPHITKDHVKKFIEDLEDVI; from the coding sequence ATGATGGAAAAAGGTCTCAGTGAAAAACAAGTGCTCAAAGAATTAAAAAATTATAAAAAATTAGATTGCAGTTATTCTTCAGGTAAAATATTAGGTTCAATGTGTACAGAGCCACATCCATTTGCAAAAAAAGTATATTATGAATTTTTAACAACCAACTTGGGAGATCCTGGATTATTTAGAGGAACCTCTATTTTAGAAAAAGAAACAATACAGATGCTCTCATCTCTATTAAATGCAGAAAAAGCATATGGTAATATAGTTACAGGAGGTACAGAAGCTAACTTAATGGCTATGAGGGCTGCAAGGAATATCAGTAACATTGAGAAACCAGAAATTATTGTGCCTGCATCAGCACATTTTTCGTTTAATAAAGCTTCTGAAATTTTAAATTTAAAATTAAAAATTGCAAAATTGGATGAAGAATATAAAGTTAATGTAGAATCTGTTAAAGACAAAATAACTTCAAACACTGTAGCTATTGTAGGTATAGCCGGTACTACAGAACTTGGAAAAGTTGATCCAATACCAGAACTCTCAAAATTATGTGAAGATGAAAATATATATTTACATGTTGATGCTGCATTTGGAGGTTTTGTAATACCTTTTTTGAAAGATATTGGCTACAAATTACCAGACTTTGATTTTAAGTTGGGAGGTGTATCTTCAATAACTATAGATCCCCACAAAATGGGATTAGTTCCAGTGCCTGCAGGTGGTATTTTATTTAGAAAAAAGGAATACATCGATGTTCAAAGTGTGTACACACCTTATTTAACTGAAGAACGACAATCTACAATTGTAGGTACGAGAACTGGCGCATCTGTAGCAGCTACTTGGGCAATGCTGAAATATATGGGTAGAGAAGGTTATAGAAAAGTTGTTAGGGAATGCATGGAAACAACAAAATTTCTTGCTAAAAAAATCTCTAAAATCGGCCTTGATTTAATTACAAAACCTGAGCTAAATATCGTGGCATTTGATCCTGGAGATACTTATGAAGTTGCAAAAAAACTAGAAAATCTTGGATGGTTAGTCTCCGTTTCTAAAAATTTAGATGCAATTAGGATTGTTGTAATGCCACATATAACTAAAGATCATGTGAAAAAATTTATTGAAGATTTGGAGGATGTTATTTGA